The Pochonia chlamydosporia 170 chromosome 1, whole genome shotgun sequence genome window below encodes:
- a CDS encoding HLH transcription factor (similar to Metarhizium acridum CQMa 102 XP_007812244.1), which translates to MLATQAMAVDTTRQDFYPNLDYLINRSGLWPEFPPFNLDFRPPQSICSQFDLGNQMTLQATVVPDFSNNQGSVLHAQGYQQDQPWPAKDICSPQPQDDGYLPSLPAQNPQAFEKLGDSQDMMDIDRPNQMVSNQEYTSLGSLLHGEQSRVGSFPVGHLRHQSSVDFGEDLLRNSHDTVNENIFAEWCWGPGERTATRAAHEGSVQWGSDSSFGSSRGSHTTTTGSSGNPRPFSHLKVSEQKEAGPMVLPRGYSSEFCKLKAGISASLSEHPITWPVLRTRTSPIDRDVLSTYRALSLEYLGSALHEHKPLATVGPRREKLTEEQKRRNHILHEQKRRAMIKEGFDNLLNLVPDLRDRGLSKSAILAKAAEWLGTLACGNKALRAQARVLEGADNTTNSNKVASRQQRSYRRSSRRS; encoded by the exons ATGCTCGCAACTCAAGCAATGGCTGTCGACACAACCCGGCAGGACTTTTATCCAAATCTTGATT ACTTAATCAATCGATCTGGGTTATGGCCGGAATTTCCGCCGTTTAATCTCGACTTCCGCCCACCGCAAAGTATTTGCAGCCAGTTCGACCTTGGCAACCAAATGACTCTCCAAGCCACTGTTGTTCCGGACTTCTCCAATAACCAAGGCTCGGTTCTCCATGCACAAGGTTATCAACAGGACCAACCATGGCCTGCCAAAGACATATGCTCACCACAACCGCAAGACGATGGATATCTACCTTCTCTTCCGGCACAAAACCCTCAAGCATTCGAAAAGCTTGGGGATAGCCAAGACATGATGGACATAGACAGACCGAACCAAATGGTTAGTAACCAAGAGTACACAAGCCTCGGTTCATTACTACACGGCGAGCAATCGCGGGTCGGATCATTCCCAGTGGGACATCTACGCCATCAGTCCTCGGTGGATTTTGGCGAGGATCTTTTGCGCAATAGCCACGACACAGTCAATGAGAATATTTTTGCAGAGTGGTGCTGGGGACCCGGAGAACGCACCGCAACTCGGGCTGCTCATGAAGGCTCTGTGCAATGGGGTAGTGACTCTAGCTTCGGCTCCTCGAGAGGGTCTCACACAACGACCACCGGCAGCTCTGGAAACCCGAGGCCATTCTCTCATCTGAAGGTCTCTGAACAGAAGGAAGCCGGGCCCATGGTTCTCCCACGTGGATACTCCAGCGAGTTCTGCAAACTGAAGGCTGGTATTTCGGCATCGTTGAGTGAACATCCAATCACTTGGCCGGTACTGAGAACACGGACAAGCCCAATTGATCGAGACGTTTTGTCAACTTATAGAGCTCTTTCATTGGAATATCTCGGCTCTGCGCTGCACGAACATAAGCCGCTTGCCACAGTTGGACCACGTCGCGAGAAGCTTACAGAGGAGCAGAAGCGACGAAACCACATTCTGCATGAGCAGAAGCGCCGTGCCATGATCAAGGAGGGATTTGATAACCTCCTCAACCTGGTTCCAGATCTCAGAGATCGCGGCCTCAGCAAGTCTGCCATtctggccaaggcggctgagTGGTTGGGAACCCTTGCATGTGGAAACAAGGCACTGCGTGCCCAAGCAAGGGTTTTGGAAGGCGCTGACAACACGACTAACTCAAACAAGGTTGCCTCTCGTCAACAGAGAAGTTACAGGCGGTCGAGCCGTCGCAGCTAA
- a CDS encoding molybdenum cofactor sulfurase (similar to Verticillium alfalfae VaMs.102 XP_003002011.1), whose amino-acid sequence MSGITETYPEYGSTNQLDILRATQYDYLDRQNHIYLDYTGAGLAARAQLRAHHARLDGATYGNPHSENPTSRSATDLVEQARNRVLSYLNASPEEYQVIFTLNATGAAKLVGEAYPFAKNSRLVLTSDNHNSLNGLREYARRGGAGTKYVHMRQKDLRTDTEAVIKCLGHPIGWRRLRPSSRRRSGLFVYPAQSNFSGVRHPLSWIKVAQDLGYDVLLDAAAYLPTSSLDLSTVNPTFVIVSWYKVFGFPTGVGCLIARRDALVRLARPYFAGGTVKAATVAVPWHALTSGEAAFEDGTVNYLSIPDVHFGLDWISDIGIELIGTRVRCLTAWFMDSLLDLRHSDGSQMVILYGPRDMEARGGTVAFNFIDAEGKIVDERLVALESSRERISLRTGCFCNPGVGETVFGVSAKTLKHLAHQQEATFDDFLRIAHLPSGGAVRVSFGIASTVEDAEYFISFASKTYKDRVTTTDRLKPRLGC is encoded by the coding sequence ATGTCTGGCATTACTGAAACATATCCAGAATACGGTTCTACGAACCAACTCGACATACTGAGGGCAACTCAGTACGACTATCTTGACCGACAGAACCACATCTATCTTGACTATACTGGCGCCGGGCTTGCTGCTCGTGCTCAGCTTCGAGCTCACCATGCTCGTTTAGATGGTGCGACATATGGAAACCCCCATTCCGAAAACCCTACAAGTCGAAGTGCAACAGACCTGGTAGAACAAGCCAGAAATCGTGTGCTCTCGTACTTGAACGCATCTCCAGAAGAATATCAGGTTATCTTCACGCTAAATGCGACAGGAGCGGCAAAGCTGGTGGGAGAAGCGTATCCTTTTGCTAAGAACTCCAGGCTCGTTCTAACATCGGACAACCATAACTCCCTAAATGGTCTTAGGGAGTACGCACGGCGAGGTGGAGCAGGAACAAAATACGTTCATATGCGGCAAAAAGATTTAAGGACAGACACCGAAGCCGTCATCAAGTGTCTTGGCCATCCCATCGGCTGGCGGCGGTTGAGACCATCCTCCCGCCGTCGAAGCGGTCTCTTTGTCTATCCAGCGCAGAGCAACTTCAGCGGAGTACGTCATCCATTAAGTTGGATAAAGGTAGCGCAAGATCTCGGCTACGACGTATTActtgatgctgcagcataCCTACCAACCAGCAGCCTTGATCTATCCACCGTTAATCCCACCTTTGTCATTGTTAGTTGGTACAAGGTGTTTGGATTTCCGACTGGAGTAGGTTGCTTAATCGCTCGCCGTGATGCGCTGGTACGACTGGCTCGGCCATACTTTGCGGGTGGTACCGTGAAGGCCGCCACTGTAGCTGTGCCCTGGCATGCGCTTACATCCGGAGAAGCAGCCTTTGAGGATGGGACCGTTAACTATCTGTCTATACCAGATGTGCATTTCGGATTGGACTGGATCTCAGATATTGGGATTGAACTTATTGGAACAAGAGTTCGTTGTCTGACAGCATGGTTTATGGATTCATTGCTGGACCTCAGGCACAGCGATGGCAGTCAGATGGTCATCCTTTATGGACcaagggacatggaagctcgTGGAGGGACCGTTGCATTCAACTTCATAGATGCTGAAGGGAAAATTGTAGATGAGCGCCTCGTTGCTTTGGAGTCTAGCAGGGAACGTATTTCCCTTCGGACTGGGTGCTTTTGCAACCCTGGGGTAGGGGAGACAGTCTTTGGCGTTTCGGCAAAAACGTTGAAACACCTCGCTCACCAGCAAGAGGCAACATTTGATGATTTCCTTCGAATTGCACATCTCCCCTCGGGTGGTGCTGTTAGGGTGTCATTTGGAATTGCCTCCACGGTCGAAGACGCTGAATATTTTATATCATTTGCATCGAAAACGTATAAAGACCGAGTGACGACAACAGATAGGTTGAAGCCTCGCCTAGGCTGTTGA
- a CDS encoding carboxyphosphonoenolpyruvate phosphonomutase (similar to Cordyceps militaris CM01 XP_006670941.1), with amino-acid sequence MLPIAIEKPVGLDGPLVRDKSHVSNNNEEVPAHDVHNGGLSRYLPLSRISAEVQKPVSGATKLRKMLSETNELVVCPGVYDGLSARTAIELSFNAMYMTGAGTTASRLGQPDLAIAQLHEMRENADMIANLDPFGPPLIADMDTGYGGPIMAARTVEQYIRAGVAGAHLEDQVLTKRCGHLAGKRVVPREEYYARIRAAHAARVRMRSDFVLIARTDALQSLGYDECIERLRTARDLGADVGLLEGFNSKEQAAQAVKDLAPWPLLLNSVENGASPTITVEEAQQMGFRIMIFSFACLAPAYRAIKETLTLLKTKGVVGTPKDLTPVRLFEVCGLQHSMSVDVEAGGFSFANGV; translated from the exons ATGTTACCAATCGCAATTGAAAAGCCTGTTGGTCTAGATGGCCCTCTTGTTCGGGATAAGAGCCATGTATCCAACAATAACGAGGAAGTCCCAGCTCATGATGTCCACAACGGCGGTTTGTCCCGTTATTTGCCTCTTAGCCGTATTAGTGCAGAGGTGCAGAAACCCGTTTCTGGAGCCACTAAACTTCGCAAAATGTTGTCAGAGACAAATGAACTTGTCGTCTGCCCGGGTGTTTATGATGGGCTTTCAGCACGTACTGCTATCGAGTTAAGTTTCAACGCAATGTACATG ACCGGGGCAGGGACTACCGCCTCTAGACTTGGCCAGCCGGATTTAGCAATTGCTCAACTACACGAAATGCGCGAGAATGCGGATATGATTGCGAACCTGGATCCATTTGGTCCCCCCTTAATCGCTGATATGGACACTGGATATGGAG GTCCTATAATGGCTGCTCGCACGGTTGAGCAATACATTCGTGCTGGAGTTGCTGGAGCCCATCTTGAGGACCAAGTCCTTACAAAGAGATGTGGCCATTTAGCTGGCAAGAGAGTTGTACCAAGGGAAGAATACTACGCGAGGATCCGTGCAGCCCATGCAGCCCGCGTGCGAATGCGATCAGACTTTGTTTTGATTGCACGAACCGATGCCCTGCAATCACTCGGGTATGATGAGTGCATTGAGCGCCTTCGCACAGCAAGAGATCTTGGCGCGGACGTAGGTCTCCTAGAAGGTTTTAACTCTAAAGAGCAGGCAGCTCAAGCAGTAAAGGACCTGGCACCCTGGCCACTCTTGCTAAACAGTGTTGAGAACGGTGCCAGTCCAACTATTACAGTAGAGGAAGCTCAGCAAATGGGATTTAGAATCATGATCTTCTCTTTTGCCTGTCTTGCACCCGCGTATCGGGCCATCAAAGAAACGTTAACTCTACTAAAGACCAAGGGTGTTGTTGGAACTCCAAAGGACTTGACTCCGGTTCGATTATTCGAAGTATGTGGGTTGCAACACTCAATGTCCGTCGACGTGGAGGCTGGTGGATTTTCCTTTGCAAACGGAGTGTAG
- a CDS encoding response regulator receiver domain-containing protein: MVRLSIREQLAALVILAVLIALAVVSVPTWIFVHNFVTGVGTSGLSLTASLKAARIDSELNLLQTISQTVATRLLLQQAFTNFYNQNETDPFAAARIDLESAMSTIRFTGLLQARLFSRNDTGAKPGGLLNVTGTGVGTQTNNIQLPYLTPNGSRVNLSDTEYGYPPSLYPNITYERLGYPNPYQPSTPAYGANAFPGVRLSDNGGLLLGPLMINESFALVSLTVPVRSLNVQNFILGYMTLIVSAGSLFQVQESREGLGSTGMVLLIGPANPSNHFLAPIFLANSTYSPSPSALSASPVRFILPPMSLNGQAERHMKREYDGGNYSSQFPLSHYPGALNVYAKYNSQPNNARALLSTKNEQGVAVAVGVARPQSTLVDWVVVVEQAESEAYAPIATLRQILLGCVFGTAGLILLLIFPCAHFSVRPIRRLKTATENSISPPGYEEEYEDYDEQSPSSGGTLSSASIKGFFANMRRKFKKKRRAMTEAEIDNHRRIFKIPGRVEERKHFVTDELTELTQVYNEMTDELVKQYTSLDEKVAERTRELEISKRAAEAANESKTLFIANISHELKTPLNGIMGICTVCMEDDDILRIQHSLKTLYRSGELLLHLLEDLLSFSKNQISQQIRLEDREFRLGDIRSQILSIFDKQVRESNITLEVTFLGYESDEKVLSSDQGSIIKRLPALGPPGMGRLRDVYLWGDQHRILQVIINLVSNSLKFTPAGGRVEVRMRCVGEVDQPNDEGRSSKNSSTRAGRSRHRGSSGSTQSSVSKATTHTSAFKDGTTTAASRLKSSKASAHVNVRERSPTPPRLNAKLYMFEFEVQDTGRGIPQHMQTKVFEPFVQVDSSLSKKFGGTGLGLSICSQLAKLMDGSISVTSTEGVGSTFCLRIPLKHVKDRVPSTASSSTRSRAPSAGSLNGDSHRNSLSSAIANPEQDAKKNDISAMRKDNQPRLVGLSTPFFAPSPTPQPTSDDHKKAAIQKIKADKADKAGRGELRVLVADDNSTNIEVVSRMLKLEKVNNVTIAKDGQEAYELVKANMEENQQFDLIFMDIQMPNLDGLQSTRLIRKMGYEAPIVALTAFSEESNVKECMESGMDEFLSKPIRRPALKNVLTKFATIPEESEIAA; encoded by the exons ATGGTGCGCCTTTCCATCCGAGAACAGCTCGCAGCGCTCGTTATTCTTGCCGTCCTCATCGCTCTCGCTGTCGTCTCTGTTCCAACATGGATTTTTGTCCACAACTTTGTCACTGGGGTCGGGACCAGCGGACTGTCATTAACTGCGTCCCTCAAGGCTGCCAGGATCGATTCTGAGCTCAACTTGCTACAGACAATCAGTCAAACCGTTGCCACCCGCCTCTTGCTCCAGCAGGCATTTACCAATTTTTACAATCAGAATGAGACCGATCCCTTTGCCGCTGCTCGCATCGACTTGGAGAGTGCCATGAGCACCATTCGCTTTACCGGTCTACTACAGGCGAGATTGTTCTCTAGAAATGATACCGGTGCCAAGCCTGGCGGCCTTCTCAATGTCACCGGCACTGGCGTTGGCACtcagaccaacaacataCAGTTGCCATACTTAACCCCTAATGGATCCAGGGTAAACCTTAGTGACACTGAGTATGGATACCCTCCGTCACTCTACCCGAATATTACATACGAGAGGCTGGGATACCCGAATCCATATCAACCTAGCACTCCGGCGTATGGTGCGAATGCCTTCCCCGGAGTCAGACTAAGCGACAATGGTGGCTTGCTGCTAGGGCCGCTCATGATCAATGAGTCTTTTGCGCTCGTGTCACTTACGGTCCCAGTCCGATCGCTCAACGTACAAAACTTCATTCTCGGCTACATGACGCTTATTGTTTCGGCTGGGTCGCTATTTCAAGTGCAAGAGTCTCGGGAGGGCTTGGGATCAACAGGCATGGTTCTCCTCATAGGGCCGGCAAATCCATCTAACCATTTTCTGGCACCCATTTTCCTGGCCAATAGCACGTACTCACCGTCACCCAGCGCCTTGTCGGCCTCGCCCGTGAGATTTATCCTTCCACCCATGTCCCTAAATGGACAAGCTGAGCGACACATGAAGAGGGAGTATGATGGCGGTAACTACTCTAGTCAGTTTCCACTCTCGCACTATCCAGGAGCTCTCAACGTGTACGCCAAGTATAATTCTCAGCCCAATAATGCCAGAGCACTATTATCAACCAAAAATGAGCAAGGAGTAGCAGTCGCGGTTGGCGTTGCTAGACCTCAATCGACCCTAGTTGACTGGGTTGTCGTAGTGGAACAAGCTGAGAGTGAGGCATATGCGCCAATTGCGACACTGAGACAgattcttcttggctgcgtTTTTGGCACTGCCGGACTAATATTGCTTCTCATCTTTCCCTGCGCTCACTTTAGTGTCCGCCCTATCCGCCGGCTCAAAACCGCAACCGAAAATTCCATCTCTCCGCCTGGTTATGAGGAAGAGTATGAGGATTACGATGAGCAGAGTCCCAGCTCGGGCGGAACTCTGTCGTCCGCGTCTATAAAAGGCTTTTTTGCCAATATGCGGCGGAAGTTTAAGAAGAAGCGACGAGCAATGACGGAGGCAGAAATCGACAACCACCGTCGGATTTTTAAAATTCCTGGCCGAGTTGAGGAACGAAAGCATTTTGTGACCGACGAGCTTACCGAACTGACACAGGTGTACAACGAAATGACCGACGAGCTGGTGAAACAGTACACGTCTCTTGATGAAAAGGTGGCTGAGAGGACTCGCGAGCTTGAGATAAGTAAGAGGGCAGCCGAGGCTGCCAATGAAAGTAAAACATTGTTTATTGCCAATATTTCCCATGAACTCAAGACGCCATTAAATGGAATTATGGGGATATGCACTGTTTGTatggaggatgacgataTTTTGCGTATTCAACACTCTCTCAAGACGCTTTACAGGTCAG GTGAACTGTTGCTGCACCTCTTGGAAGACTTACTGAGTTTCTCCAAGAATCAAATTAGTCAACAAATCAGACTCGAAGACAGAGAGTTCCGCCTTGGGGATATCAGGTCACAGATTCTCTCCATTTTTGATAAGCAGGTGCGCGAGAGCAATATTACACTCGAGGTCACCTTTCTTGGATATGAAAGTGACGAAAAGGTCCTAAGCTCAGATCAAGGGAGCATAATAAAGCGGCTACCCGCTTTGGGGCCACCTGGAATGGGACGGCTGAGAGATGTGTATCTCTGGGGGGACCAGCATCGGATCCTGCAAGTCATTATTAACCTGGTTAGCAATAGTTTGAAGTTCACACCGGCGGGTGGTAGAGTGGAGGTACGCATGCGATGCGTGGGGGAGGTTGACCAGCCTAACGACGAGGGAAGGTCATCCAAGAATAGCTCGACACGCGCTGGTCGAAGTCGGCACAGAGGAAGCTCCGGTTCTACACAATCATCCGTTTCCAAGGCCACAACCCATACCTCCGCTTTCAAGGATGGTACTACCACGGCGGCATCAAGACTTAAAAGCTCCAAAGCAAGTGCCCACGTGAATGTGCGAGAGAGATCCCCGACCCCACCACGACTCAATGCGAAGCTGTACATGTTTGAGTTTGAGGTCCAGGACACGGGTCGTGGCATTCCCCAGCATATGCAGACTAAAGTCTTTGAACCTTTCGTCCAAGTTGACTCCAGCTTAAGCAAGAAGTTTGGCGGCACCGGCCTTGGGTTGAGCATTTGTTCACAGCTCGCCaagttgatggatggctCCATTAGCGTCACAAGCACTGAGGGCGTTGGTTCTACCTTTTGCTTGCGAATCCCGCTCAAGCATGTCAAGGATCGTGTGCCAAGTACAGCATCAAGTAGCACTCGCTCCAGAGCACCCAGTGCAGGATCTTTGAACGGCGATAGCCATCGTAACTCACTCAGCAGTGCCATCGCGAACCCTGAACAGGATGCCAAAAAGAATGACATCTCTGCCATGAGAAAAGACAACCAGCCTCGACTTGTCGGTCTCAGTACCCCATTCTTCGCCCCAAGCCCGACGCCGCAGCCAACTAGTGACGATCacaagaaggctgccatcCAAAAAATAAAGGCAGATAAAGCCGACAAGGCGGGCCGAGGCGAGTTGCGAGTCCTGGTGGCAGATGATAACTCCACCAACATTGAGGTCGTTAGCCGGATGCTCAAGCTTGAAAAGGTAAACAATGTTACAATTGCAAAGGACGGCCAAGAGGCATACGAATTGGTCAAGGCAAACATGGAAGAAAACCAGCAATTCGACCTCATCTTTATGGATATCCAGATGCCGAATCTCGATGGGCTACAGTCAACTAGATTAATTCGCAAAATGGGATACGAGGCACCCATTGTTGCACTCACGGCCTTTTCTGAGGAGAGCAACGTCAAGGAATGCATGGAGTCGGGCATGGATGAGTTCTTGAGTAAGCCGATTCGTCGACCTGCCTTGAAGAACGTCCTCACCAAATTTGCAACTATCCCAGAAGAATCTGAGATTGCTGCATAA
- a CDS encoding Pfs, NACHT and ankyrin domain-containing protein (similar to Aspergillus flavus NRRL3357 XP_002385479.1): MSLNDLPIELTLLVASHLSKAGDISRFSRVCRRFHTQLTPRLYRDGGDSTCLYWAARSNIPGTLERAAQAGTDIKDFGSVLLRIAIDYGSELVFQRLIDDYQADPKTCDFYDGRTPLTAAVRGQQVWAVKKILESGADPSGQAGNIYAHGTPLHLAAKNGHMEISRLLVDAGADLSIEDGRRRTPLYIALTEGHVKMASLFLDHGADPATLDSAGRTALETALWAGCRVDMIKMLLQRGLLDILKTARRAAVMDRVFRDGKPELTELFLEKAADAKCNVGHEFSLIAAARNGRTEIVKLLLLRGVAVDARANTERTALDYALTTFHFDTAKLLIEEGAELCCMGKLSQGPLRNSIVKDHVELVRMLLARGADMHTPNEQGQTPLADAVLCRSIKVTRLLLEHGANINDISAGQPLLSTAAMGEDFATVSLLLDFGADPSDFDEDLCTPLHIAVEKENFDIAKLLLDHGANPSAVDHNGVTPLFGAAQDGSFDIVKDLLERGADACVVCANGWTPILKAASRGHLDVVNHLVQNGADLEKANNYGYTPLLAASEYGHIEVLEKLLEKGADIKVCNAAGLSPIAIASKNGYSQIVERLLAVKGVDAIQLDLDGRSAFHHAVMRGHESVVKLLLDAGAISFTKDRWEATPLILAARNGHAAFLKLLLDMKGANIHETDVFGLSALQWAARCVEPAAMEVLLAYSRASGVGVTVEDVCEGEKVKFRPLTCFCDACGRCTTFGQETPAQVCRDCAMGDELVFLICSFCVERGAQCRSLDHSWTPYTCSGHEELSDDDLSEWGQDDYESEVESDDESAGEENEDEVS; encoded by the coding sequence ATGTCATTGAACGATTTGCCAATCGAGTTGACGCTCTTAGTAGCATCACATCTCTCCAAAGCTGGCGACATCAGCAGATTCTCCAGGGTTTGCCGCCGCTTCCACACACAATTAACGCCTCGCCTCTACCGCGACGGCGGAGACTCCACATGCCTCTACTGGGCGGCAAGGAGCAACATTCCAGGGACTCTCGAACGAGCGGCTCAAGCGGGCACTGACATTAAAGATTTCGGATCCGTGCTTCTTCGCATCGCCATAGATTATGGCAGTGAACTCGTTTTTCAACGTCTTATAGATGATTACCAAGCTGATCCTAAGACTTGCGACTTTTACGATGGACGCACACCACTCACAGCCGCGGTCAGAGGACAACAAGTATGGGCCGTCAAGAAGATACTCGAAAGTGGTGCTGATCCATCCGGCCAAGCTGGCAACATCTATGCGCACGGCACTCCTTTGCACCTTGCTGCCAAGAATGGCCACATGGAGATTTCTAGGCTTCtagttgatgctggtgctgacTTAAGCATAGAAGATGGACGTCGGAGGACGCCATTATACATTGCACTTACCGAAGGGCACGTTAAAATGGCGTCCTTGTTTCTGGATCATGGTGCCGACCCGGCAACGCTAGACAGCGCTGGCCGCACTGCTTTAGAAACGGCCCTGTGGGCTGGCTGCCGTGTCGACATGATTAAGATGCTTCTTCAGAGAGGATTACTCGATATCTTGAAGACGGCTCGCAGGGCAGCCGTGATGGATCGGGTGTTCAGAGATGGAAAGCCGGAACTCACAGAGCTCTTTCTGGAAAAAGCGGCCGACGCGAAATGCAACGTAGGTCATGAATTTTCTCTTATTGCGGCCGCCAGGAATGGCCGTACAGAAATCGTCAAGCTCCTGCTACTGCGCggtgttgccgttgatgccAGGGCGAATACGGAACGGACCGCTCTGGATTATGCGTTAACAACTTTCCATTTTGACACTGCCAAGCTACTCATCGAAGAAGGAGCAGAGCTGTGCTGCATGGGCAAGCTCAGCCAAGGGCCTTTGCGGAATTCGATTGTCAAGGATCACGTGGAACTAGTTCGAATGCTCTTAGCTAGAGGAGCAGACATGCATACTCCTAACGAGCAGGGCCAGACGCCGCTGGCGGATGCTGTGCTTTGCAGAAGCATCAAAGTCACCAGGCTTTTGCTCGAGCACGGCGCAAATATCAACGATATAAGCGCCGGCCAGCCATTACTAAGTACTGCGGCAATGGGAGAAGATTTCGCAACTGTAAGTCTTTTGCTGGATTTTGGGGCCGATCCGTCCGATTTCGATGAGGATTTGTGCACACCTCTACATATCGCGGTAGAAAAGGAAAACTTTGACAtcgccaagcttcttctcgatCACGGCGCTAACCCTTCCGCCGTCGACCACAACGGAGTCACGCCACTATTTGGAGCGGCACAAGATGGGTCCTTTGATATCGTTAAGGATCTTCTGGAACGAGGAGCAGACGCTTGCGTCGTCTGTGCAAATGGATGGACGCCGATATTGAAAGCCGCATCCCGTGGGCATTTAGACGTTGTGAATCATCTAGTCCAGAACGGCGCCGATTTAGAAAAAGCAAATAACTACGGCTACACGCCGCTATTAGCAGCTTCTGAATATGGTCATATCGAGGTATTGGAGAAACTACTTGAAAAGGGTGCCGACATCAAGGTTTGCAACGCAGCTGGTCTAAGCCCAATAGCAATAGCAAGCAAAAATGGGTACAGTCAAATCGTGGAGAGGTTGCTTGCCGTTAAGGGAGTAGATGCTATTCAACTGGATTTAGATGGGCGGTCTGCTTTTCACCACGCGGTTATGCGAGGGCATGAGTCGGTAGTTAAACTGCTTCTTGACGCGGGCGCTATCTCATTCACCAAAGATCGGTGGGAAGCTACGCCGCTTATCTTGGCTGCGAGGAATGGCCATGCAGCTTTTTTAAAGCTTCTACTCGACATGAAGGGTGCTAATATTCACGAGACGGATGTGTTTGGCCTGTCGGCGTTGCAATGGGCAGCTCGCTGCGTTGAACCAGCAGCTATGGAAGTTCTCTTGGCTTACTCGCGGGCAAGCGGAGTTGGTGTGACAGTGGAAGATGTTTGTGAAGGTGAAAAGGTAAAGTTTAGGCCATTGACGTGCTTTTGCGATGCCTGTGGGCGTTGCACAACGTTTGGGCAGGAAACTCCCGCACAAGTGTGTAGAGACTGCGCCATGGGAGACGAATTAGTCTTTTTGATATGTTCATTCTGTGTGGAACGGGGGGCTCAGTGTCGTTCTCTGGATCATTCTTGGACACCATATACTTGTTCTGGACACGAGGAGCTGAGTGACGATGACTTGAGCGAGTGGGGACAGGACGACTATGAGAGTGAGGTCGAGAGTGATGACGAGAGTGCAGGTGAAGAGAACGAAGATGAAGTTTCATAA